The DNA sequence GCACCGGAAAGCCGCATGGATTCGGTGCTGGTGCTCGACGGTGACCAGCTCGAGGTCGTCGAGGCGCGGCGGGTCAGGAAGGGGCAGCGGGTGGTGGTCGGACGGACCGAGAATGGCGAAGAGGGCATCTACGTCCATACCACCGGTTTCGAGCCGGAGGGGCAGGAGGCGACCGACAAGTTCGCCTTCCGCACCCGCGGTACCCGCGAAACCCCTTTCTCGCGCAGTTACGACGAGCTCTACCAGGTGTTGCGGCATGATCGCGACCATGGTCATATCGTCTGGGTTCTCGGTCCGGCGGTTGCCTTTGACAAGGACAGCCGGGCGGCGATGCAGGGGCTGATCGAGAATGGTTACTGCCACGCGCTGCTGGCCGGCAACGCCCTGGCGACTCACGACCTGGAGGGCGGCTATTTCCGTACCGGACTCGGCCAGAACATCTACTCGCAGGAGCTGCAGCCCCTCGGCCACTACAATCATCTCGATATTCTCAACGAGGTACGCCGGGCCGGATCCATCTCTGCCGCCATCGAGCAGCTGCAGATCCGCGACGGCATCATCTACGCCTGCGAGAAACAACAGGTGCCCTATGTGCTGGCCGGTTCGATCCGCGATGACGGGCCGTTGCCGGAGGTGATCGCCGACGTCTACCGGTCGCAGGACACCATGCGCGCGCATGCCCGCAAGGCAACGGTGGTGATGGCGCTGGCGACCCAGCTGCATTCGATCGCCTTCGGCAACATGGTCCCGAGCTACCGGGTCGAGGCCGACGGCAGCGTGCGGCCGGTTTTCTTCTACATTGTCGACATGACCGAATTTTCCGCCGATAAGTTGGCCAACCGCGGCTCGGCCCAGGCCCAGGCGATTCTCACCAATGTGCAGGACTTCATGGTCAACCTGTGGAACAATCTTAAGGACTCGTGATGACGAAGCGGCGCAAGGTTCAGATCATCGGCGTGCCGATGGATCTCGGACAGGATCAGCGTGGGGTCGATCTCGGTCCCGGCGCGTTGCGCTACGCCGGTCTGGCGGCAAAGCTGCGGCGGCTCGACCTGCAGGTCGATGATGCCGGCAACCTGCCGATTCCGGTGCGGGACGCCCTTGACCCCTCTCGGCCGGAACGGTTCCGCAACGCTATCCTGCAGGTCTGCGAGACCCTCTACCGGGTTGTCGCGCGGGCGGTCATGGACGGGTATATACCGCTGATCCTCGGCGGTGATCATTCGCTGGCCATCGGTTCGGTCGGTGGCGCGAGTGACGCGGCGTCGACCGGCCTGTTGTGGATCGACGCCCACGGCGACTTCAACACGCCGCGCTCTTCCCCGTCCGGCAATATCCACGGCATGCCGCTGGCGACCCTGCTCGGCGAAGGCGACCCGGGGCTGGTCAATGTCGGCCGCAAGGGCGCCAAGCTGCGCGGCGAGGACGTGGTGCTGCTCGGCATCCGTGATCTTGACGACGAGGAGAAGGAGCGTGTCCGCGCCAGCGGCATCTGCGTCCTGACCATGCGCGATATTGACCAGCGCGGCATGGGAGCCGTCATGGAGGAGGCCCTGGAGCGGCTTTCCGGTCATGCCAGGCTGCACGTCAGTCTCGATGTTGATGCCGTCGACCCGCGCGAGGCCCCCGGGGTCGGAACCCCGGTTCCCGGCGGTCTCAGTTACCGCGAGGCGCAGTTGGTGATGGAGATGGTCGCCGATTCCGGTCGCCTTGCCGCTCTCGATATTGTTGAAATCAACCCGATCCTCGATCACCGCAACCAGACCGCGCAACTGGCAGTCGCCCTGGCCGCTTCGCTGTTCGGCCAGCGGATCCTCTGACCCGGTGTCCGCTGTCTTCCCCTTCCCGTTTCAGATGCGGCAGACCTTGTGCCGCAGCTCGTCGATCAGCACCCGGTTGTTTTCCGAATAATCGACCGGCAGGTCGATCAGGTGTACGCCGCCGGCGGTGAAGCACTGTTCCAGCAGCGGAGCGAAATCTTCGGCTTTTTCCACCCGGTGACCGCCGATGCCGTAGCTGCGGGCGTGCAGAACGAAATCGGGGTTGCCGAACTGCAGGCCGAAATCCTCGAAGCCCATGGCGTACTGCTTCCAGCGGATCATGCCGTAGGAACCGTCGTTGAGAACCAGCACCACCAGGTTGAGCCCCAGGCGTCGTGCCGTTTCCAGTTCCTGGCTGTTCATCATCAGGCCGCCGTCGCCGCAGATCGCCATCACCCGGCGATCGGGATAGAGTCGCGCCACCTCCATCGCCGAGGGGAGCCCGGCGCCCATGGAGGCCAGGGCGTTGTCGAGCAGCACGGTGTTCGGCTCCAGGGCCGGGTAGTTGCGGGCGAACCAGATCTTGTAGACGCCGTTGTCGAGGGCGATGACACCGTTGTGGGGCATCACCCGGCGCACGT is a window from the Geothermobacter hydrogeniphilus genome containing:
- the rocF gene encoding arginase, with the protein product MTKRRKVQIIGVPMDLGQDQRGVDLGPGALRYAGLAAKLRRLDLQVDDAGNLPIPVRDALDPSRPERFRNAILQVCETLYRVVARAVMDGYIPLILGGDHSLAIGSVGGASDAASTGLLWIDAHGDFNTPRSSPSGNIHGMPLATLLGEGDPGLVNVGRKGAKLRGEDVVLLGIRDLDDEEKERVRASGICVLTMRDIDQRGMGAVMEEALERLSGHARLHVSLDVDAVDPREAPGVGTPVPGGLSYREAQLVMEMVADSGRLAALDIVEINPILDHRNQTAQLAVALAASLFGQRIL